One stretch of Roseimicrobium sp. ORNL1 DNA includes these proteins:
- a CDS encoding outer membrane beta-barrel protein, with the protein MKTLSSLLLALGLALPAFGGEAYVSSKNTVTPPPPPRGCDCFNPGLSLGIFGAGILPDSDEDDALGGGVLLDYFFTEHIGLQGSYGIFATDSEHHEFDAALVVRFPITDLCIAPYILGGAGYATNSEDNWNLFVGGGLEARIPDADCLGIFADGAYHWGEDDSGDFTIVRVGLKFKL; encoded by the coding sequence ATGAAGACCCTATCCAGTCTCCTCCTCGCGCTTGGACTCGCGCTTCCCGCCTTCGGTGGTGAAGCCTATGTGTCCAGCAAGAATACCGTCACCCCGCCTCCGCCTCCTAGGGGCTGCGACTGCTTTAACCCCGGACTTTCCCTCGGCATCTTCGGTGCGGGCATCCTGCCTGACAGTGACGAAGACGACGCTCTCGGCGGCGGCGTACTCCTCGACTACTTTTTCACGGAGCACATCGGCCTGCAGGGCAGCTATGGCATCTTCGCCACCGACAGCGAACACCATGAGTTCGACGCAGCCCTCGTCGTGCGCTTCCCCATCACGGATCTCTGCATCGCTCCCTACATCTTGGGTGGTGCTGGTTATGCGACCAATTCGGAAGACAACTGGAACCTGTTCGTCGGCGGTGGCCTCGAAGCCCGCATTCCGGACGCTGACTGCCTCGGCATCTTCGCCGATGGCGCCTATCACTGGGGTGAAGATGACTCCGGTGATTTCACGATTGTTCGCGTGGGCCTCAAGTTCAAGCTGTAG
- a CDS encoding AraC family transcriptional regulator, with protein MAQLPRPALSAAHRVEQFLQKEYTRTWTLNTLASQFEISGIELKDAFREYTGTDIPQYINRLRVARAAELLRPGVRIAEVAFAVGYNSSNSFVDAFEQIMGMLPSEYRNTRSDNSSNESAA; from the coding sequence ATGGCTCAGCTTCCTCGCCCTGCGCTTAGTGCCGCTCACCGTGTCGAACAGTTCCTGCAAAAAGAATACACGCGAACCTGGACGCTCAATACGCTCGCATCTCAATTCGAGATCAGCGGCATCGAGCTGAAGGATGCCTTCCGTGAATACACAGGAACTGATATACCACAATACATCAACCGTCTCCGCGTCGCGCGCGCGGCAGAGCTGTTGAGGCCCGGTGTCCGCATCGCGGAGGTGGCCTTCGCCGTGGGGTACAACAGCAGCAACTCGTTTGTCGATGCCTTTGAACAAATCATGGGCATGCTGCCAAGCGAGTACCGCAACACCCGCAGTGACAATAGCAGCAACGAGTCCGCCGCGTGA
- a CDS encoding FAD-dependent oxidoreductase: protein MFPKRTLLLAVASLTSTLAAEEAQKFDVVVYGGTSGGVTAAIQSAKMGKTVVLIEPTKFLGGLTTGGLGATDIGNKKAIGGISREFYHRIWQHYQNDKEWRQQTRDQYFAKRPHGNSATENTMWTFEPHVASKVYDTWIAEAKVPVVFGERLDLKNGVKKDGAKITEIIMESGKRFSGKMFIDATYEGDLMAKAGVKYHVGREANATYGETLNGVQVGRSKSHQFKVDVDPYVIPGDPKSGIIPGVQKEGPGEEFAGDHRVQAYNYRMCSTDDEQNRIPWPKPANYDEKHFELALRNVEAGDDRNSWAPTPMPNRKTDTNNNFAVSTDNIGMNYEYPDADYAKREKIVQEHRDYQMGLMWTYANHPRVPEKMRAAFSKLGLCKDEFADSGHWPRQLYVREARRMIGDYVMSEKNCRRLEVVEDSVGMGAYNMDSHNVQRYITKEGKVRNEGDVQVGVRPYPVSFRSIRPKAEECTNLLVPICLSASHIAYGSIRMEPVFMVLGQSSATAAVQAIDQGVDIQKIDYAKLKERLLADGQVLDFESPPIPVAAVVDKEKLGGIIVDDLQAKLTGFESHGTTSHPFIGEGYAHDNNEGKGTQKAVFTAKLPKAGSYEVRIGYTALSNRASNVPVTVHYVGGSKTVKVNQKNKPSVEGYLQPVGTFTFNEGEEASVEISNEGTDGHVIVDVVQWLPVGKK from the coding sequence ATGTTTCCCAAACGGACCCTGCTTCTGGCTGTCGCCTCACTCACCTCGACACTTGCTGCCGAGGAAGCTCAAAAATTTGACGTCGTCGTGTACGGCGGCACGTCTGGTGGCGTCACCGCTGCCATCCAGTCGGCGAAGATGGGCAAGACGGTGGTGCTCATTGAGCCCACGAAGTTCCTCGGCGGCCTCACCACCGGCGGCCTGGGCGCCACGGACATTGGCAACAAGAAGGCCATCGGCGGCATCTCGCGTGAGTTTTATCACCGCATCTGGCAGCACTACCAGAATGACAAGGAGTGGCGCCAGCAGACGCGCGATCAGTATTTCGCCAAGCGTCCCCATGGAAACAGCGCCACGGAGAATACCATGTGGACCTTCGAGCCACATGTGGCCAGCAAGGTGTATGACACCTGGATTGCCGAGGCCAAGGTGCCTGTGGTCTTTGGGGAGCGCCTGGACTTGAAGAATGGCGTGAAGAAGGACGGAGCGAAGATCACCGAGATCATCATGGAGAGCGGCAAGCGCTTCTCCGGGAAGATGTTCATCGATGCCACCTATGAGGGCGACCTCATGGCGAAGGCCGGAGTGAAATACCACGTGGGCCGCGAGGCGAACGCCACCTACGGCGAGACGCTCAATGGCGTGCAGGTGGGCCGCTCGAAGAGCCACCAGTTCAAGGTGGACGTGGATCCTTATGTGATTCCCGGTGATCCAAAGAGCGGCATCATCCCCGGCGTGCAGAAGGAAGGCCCGGGCGAGGAGTTCGCAGGTGACCACCGCGTGCAGGCCTACAACTACCGCATGTGCAGCACGGATGACGAGCAGAACCGCATCCCCTGGCCGAAGCCCGCGAACTACGACGAGAAGCACTTCGAACTCGCCCTGCGCAATGTGGAGGCCGGTGACGACCGCAACTCGTGGGCGCCCACACCCATGCCCAATCGCAAGACGGACACGAACAACAACTTCGCCGTCAGCACGGATAACATCGGCATGAACTATGAGTATCCCGATGCGGACTACGCCAAGCGCGAAAAAATCGTGCAGGAGCATCGCGATTATCAGATGGGCCTCATGTGGACCTATGCGAACCATCCCCGCGTGCCGGAGAAGATGCGTGCCGCCTTCTCCAAGCTCGGCCTGTGCAAGGATGAATTCGCCGACAGCGGCCACTGGCCCCGCCAGCTCTACGTGCGCGAAGCACGTCGTATGATTGGCGACTACGTGATGTCTGAGAAGAACTGCCGCCGTCTCGAAGTGGTGGAGGACAGCGTGGGCATGGGCGCCTACAACATGGACTCGCACAACGTGCAGCGCTACATCACCAAGGAAGGCAAGGTGCGCAATGAAGGTGATGTGCAGGTGGGGGTGCGTCCTTATCCCGTGAGCTTCCGCAGCATCCGTCCCAAGGCGGAGGAGTGCACGAATCTCCTCGTGCCCATCTGCCTGAGCGCCTCCCACATTGCCTACGGCAGCATCCGCATGGAGCCCGTGTTCATGGTGCTCGGCCAGAGCTCTGCCACCGCGGCGGTGCAGGCCATCGACCAGGGCGTGGACATTCAGAAAATCGACTACGCGAAGCTCAAGGAGCGCCTGCTGGCGGACGGCCAGGTGCTGGATTTTGAATCCCCTCCCATCCCCGTGGCAGCGGTGGTGGACAAGGAGAAGCTCGGCGGCATCATCGTGGATGACCTGCAGGCGAAGCTCACCGGCTTCGAGTCGCATGGCACCACCTCGCATCCGTTCATTGGCGAAGGCTATGCGCACGACAACAACGAGGGGAAGGGCACGCAGAAGGCCGTCTTCACCGCGAAGCTCCCGAAGGCCGGCAGCTATGAAGTGCGCATCGGCTACACAGCCCTGAGCAACCGCGCCAGCAATGTCCCCGTGACCGTGCATTATGTCGGTGGCTCAAAGACGGTGAAGGTGAACCAGAAGAACAAGCCCTCCGTGGAAGGTTACCTGCAGCCGGTGGGAACCTTCACCTTCAACGAAGGCGAGGAAGCCAGCGTGGAAATCTCCAACGAAGGCACAGATGGCCACGTGATCGTGGACGTGGTGCAGTGGCTGCCCGTGGGGAAAAAATAA
- a CDS encoding response regulator, with protein MSVEAPVIAIVDDEPRMRSALCRLLRVRGHAAVPFEEPALFLLTLETRKYGCVILDLHMPEIDGYDVLECLASQHQDVPIIVITGHDQPGSVERVQRLGASAYLTKPVDEEPLMRAIEQALGQRSGVER; from the coding sequence ATGTCAGTCGAGGCACCTGTCATCGCCATTGTGGACGATGAGCCGCGGATGCGCTCAGCACTCTGCCGGCTCCTCCGCGTGCGCGGTCATGCGGCAGTGCCATTTGAAGAGCCAGCCTTGTTCCTCCTGACGTTGGAGACGCGGAAGTATGGGTGTGTGATTCTCGATTTGCATATGCCGGAAATCGACGGCTACGACGTGCTGGAGTGCCTTGCGAGTCAGCATCAGGACGTGCCCATCATTGTCATCACCGGCCACGACCAGCCCGGAAGTGTCGAGCGCGTGCAACGTCTCGGCGCGAGTGCCTATCTCACCAAGCCTGTGGATGAGGAGCCTTTGATGCGTGCGATTGAGCAAGCGCTGGGGCAGCGAAGTGGGGTGGAGCGGTAA
- a CDS encoding GAF domain-containing protein codes for MDLTSGQWLDAVEQKLAYLRTESNRTAQQSVALREELAENKLQRWLQKLTELQGNTSRDLALAWALEAATSVLSADFGNIQRMHPSGEGLVLEAQRGFGSSFLKFFEYANDRHSACGLAMQEHRPVVVEDVECSPIFENTQALEELQKASVRAVRSMPLVDGKGQLVGMMSVHYRTPRLHSEAELRRMKLLANAVARLMK; via the coding sequence ATGGATCTGACAAGTGGCCAATGGCTGGACGCAGTGGAACAGAAGCTGGCGTACCTCCGCACGGAGAGCAACCGCACAGCGCAGCAGTCCGTCGCGCTCCGGGAGGAGCTTGCGGAAAACAAGCTGCAGAGGTGGCTGCAGAAACTCACTGAGCTGCAGGGGAATACCAGCCGCGACCTCGCGCTGGCCTGGGCACTGGAGGCGGCGACATCCGTCCTTTCGGCGGACTTCGGCAACATCCAGCGTATGCACCCCAGCGGTGAGGGCCTCGTGCTGGAGGCGCAGCGGGGATTCGGCAGCTCGTTCCTGAAGTTCTTCGAATACGCAAATGACCGTCACTCCGCCTGCGGTCTGGCCATGCAGGAGCATCGCCCCGTGGTGGTGGAAGATGTGGAATGCAGCCCCATCTTTGAAAACACACAGGCCTTGGAGGAACTGCAGAAAGCCAGCGTCCGCGCCGTGCGGTCCATGCCGCTGGTGGATGGCAAGGGCCAGCTCGTCGGCATGATGTCCGTGCACTACCGCACCCCCCGACTGCACTCGGAGGCGGAACTCAGGCGCATGAAACTCCTCGCGAATGCGGTGGCGAGGCTGATGAAGTAA
- a CDS encoding helix-turn-helix domain-containing protein produces MTTTTEEKTGPRELLTTAQARARLGFSEQQLARLRTARRISYFKRGGRILYAPEEVERVLRESEVPALRPVVDVKA; encoded by the coding sequence ATGACAACGACGACGGAGGAAAAGACAGGACCGAGGGAACTGCTGACGACAGCACAGGCACGGGCGCGGCTTGGGTTCAGTGAGCAACAGCTCGCCAGACTGCGGACAGCGCGCCGCATCAGCTACTTCAAACGAGGAGGGCGCATCCTGTATGCGCCTGAGGAGGTGGAGCGGGTGCTGCGTGAGTCTGAAGTGCCCGCACTCAGACCGGTGGTGGATGTGAAGGCTTGA
- a CDS encoding response regulator, translating to MEKPATATIGLVDDDEGMLRALGRLLRTHGYATRAFDSPDRFLMEHTHEDLNCVVLDVSMPGCNGLELQEYLNRSGKPLPIIFLSGEGNIPISVRAMKAGAVTFLVKPVEEHVLLESITTALEQNDSNQSERKELDSLRRRMERLTAREREVLEHVISGKPNKLIAADLGLSIQTVKVHRMQVTKKLEIPSVAGLVSAANRLGVVPAA from the coding sequence ATGGAAAAGCCGGCCACCGCCACCATCGGACTCGTGGATGATGATGAAGGCATGCTGCGTGCCCTGGGCCGTCTGCTGCGTACGCATGGCTATGCCACCCGCGCCTTTGATTCCCCGGACCGCTTCCTCATGGAGCACACGCATGAGGACCTGAATTGCGTGGTGCTGGATGTCTCCATGCCAGGCTGCAATGGCCTTGAATTGCAGGAGTACTTGAACCGGTCAGGGAAACCCCTTCCCATCATCTTCCTCTCCGGAGAAGGGAACATCCCCATCAGTGTGCGGGCCATGAAGGCCGGGGCGGTGACCTTCCTCGTGAAGCCTGTCGAGGAGCACGTGCTGCTGGAATCCATTACTACTGCGCTGGAGCAGAACGATAGCAACCAAAGCGAACGCAAGGAGCTGGACTCGCTGCGTCGTCGCATGGAGAGGCTCACCGCACGTGAGCGGGAGGTGCTGGAACACGTGATCTCCGGCAAGCCCAACAAGCTCATCGCCGCGGACCTGGGATTGAGCATCCAGACCGTGAAGGTGCATCGCATGCAGGTGACGAAAAAACTCGAAATCCCCTCGGTAGCCGGCCTCGTGAGCGCCGCCAACCGACTGGGCGTGGTGCCTGCTGCATAA
- a CDS encoding alpha/beta fold hydrolase, with translation MSSCFSRFLLVVVLGVLTSCSTYSTATKQRLTYSSPTPAGQLIAHGEKLSPAEPLAQLGAYLDATAAASAVLAKQPGDTQARADYNFAVARIFEIISDAGLEPWKAPVRCPGASQEWNLSFKTDPRPDHNPANYSLVSPDRYRFKGKLVVQQDDKAGLGASLIARSKVPDATQIDPFAQGKHIYYGVTGLADVKGNNATLTLYDPLSVENVSMDGHTYPLAANFTAPIALALAELKPRKRELGGLFKPDEFATGPRLARLQPYDPKKIPILCIHGLGDSQATWAPMIESLRSDPVIRENYQIWFFSYASGYPYPASAAFLRQKMDLINARYPDHKKIVVLGHSMGGMISRTLMTDSGMKLWYAIYDKSPEETPFENEETRKLMTDALIFKHRPEISRVTFLSPSHRGADMATNFFGRLGSKLIGGPKNLLKGDTSALAVAKPNSRGAHLKKMPNSIDFLDPENRFVVALAELPLAPGIPFHSILGDRGKGGNKDRTKPVSSDGIVPYWSSHLDGAESEVIIPSGHWTNQHPQGIAEVRRILYQHLGKELKVVSQ, from the coding sequence ATGAGTAGCTGCTTCTCTCGATTTCTTCTCGTCGTTGTCCTGGGTGTCCTCACTTCCTGCTCGACCTATTCCACGGCCACCAAGCAGCGCCTCACCTACTCGTCACCCACGCCTGCGGGGCAGTTGATTGCCCACGGAGAGAAGCTCTCTCCCGCAGAGCCGCTCGCCCAACTCGGCGCCTATCTCGATGCCACTGCCGCAGCCAGCGCCGTGCTCGCGAAGCAGCCCGGTGACACGCAGGCGCGTGCTGACTACAACTTCGCCGTCGCACGCATCTTTGAAATCATCTCCGATGCCGGACTGGAGCCGTGGAAGGCGCCGGTGCGCTGCCCCGGAGCCAGCCAGGAGTGGAACCTCTCCTTCAAGACAGACCCGCGGCCGGATCACAACCCTGCCAACTACAGTCTCGTCTCGCCCGACCGTTATCGTTTCAAGGGGAAACTCGTCGTCCAGCAGGATGACAAGGCCGGTCTCGGTGCCTCACTGATAGCCAGGAGCAAGGTGCCGGATGCGACACAGATCGATCCCTTCGCCCAGGGCAAGCACATCTACTACGGAGTCACCGGCTTGGCGGATGTGAAGGGAAACAATGCCACCCTCACCCTATACGATCCACTCTCAGTGGAGAACGTGAGCATGGACGGCCACACGTATCCACTCGCGGCGAATTTCACCGCGCCCATTGCTCTGGCCCTCGCGGAGCTGAAGCCTCGCAAGCGTGAGCTGGGTGGGTTGTTCAAGCCGGATGAGTTTGCCACGGGACCGCGACTGGCGCGCTTGCAGCCCTACGATCCCAAGAAGATTCCCATCCTCTGCATTCATGGTCTCGGAGATTCCCAGGCCACCTGGGCACCGATGATTGAATCCCTCCGCTCGGACCCGGTCATCCGGGAGAACTATCAAATCTGGTTCTTCAGCTACGCCTCGGGTTATCCCTATCCGGCGAGTGCCGCCTTCCTGCGGCAGAAGATGGACCTCATCAATGCCCGCTACCCGGACCACAAGAAGATTGTCGTCCTCGGTCACAGCATGGGTGGCATGATCAGCCGCACGCTCATGACAGACAGTGGCATGAAGCTCTGGTACGCCATCTATGACAAGTCACCCGAAGAAACGCCCTTCGAAAATGAGGAGACGCGCAAGCTCATGACGGACGCGCTCATCTTTAAACATCGCCCGGAGATTTCTCGCGTCACCTTCCTCTCGCCCTCGCATCGCGGCGCAGACATGGCCACCAATTTCTTCGGACGCCTGGGCTCCAAGCTCATCGGCGGCCCCAAGAATCTCCTGAAGGGTGATACCTCCGCGCTGGCTGTGGCGAAGCCGAACTCCCGGGGAGCACACTTGAAGAAGATGCCCAACAGCATTGACTTTCTGGACCCGGAGAACCGCTTCGTGGTTGCCCTTGCGGAGTTGCCCCTGGCTCCGGGCATACCGTTTCACAGCATCCTGGGTGACCGTGGCAAGGGAGGGAACAAGGACCGCACCAAGCCGGTGAGTTCAGACGGCATCGTGCCCTACTGGAGCAGCCACCTCGACGGTGCGGAGAGCGAAGTCATCATCCCCAGTGGTCACTGGACAAACCAGCACCCCCAGGGCATCGCCGAAGTGCGGCGGATTCTCTATCAGCACCTCGGCAAGGAGCTGAAGGTGGTTTCGCAGTAG
- a CDS encoding phage/plasmid primase, P4 family produces the protein MTTPPTPPPPPPPDPNNSRDLRNTRSYRRGKENERRTHQAQLTLAEPVSVQVTEEDDGAVTVLAVTPVDGIYNDNRNALEFLSRHHADVRYCWCRKQWVEWNGASWELDPGAGMQERAKYFSEEILRQSAECSYPAEGNELMKRGRDLGNLADMRAMLVAASSDSRVSLRTMDMWDADPFLLGVENGVLDLRKCEFHPPQRDLMMTKSARVTYDAAAACPKWEAFVEQILPDPQVRHFMQVSAGYWLTGDTGAQCFWFLYGTGSNGKTTFLETLFHLCGGYGQKAGGMLADKPTDNNVLGELAGLTGARLLVGSEVSDGMRLNESLVKDITGGESIKARFLYKPFFVFRPSCKLVMFGNHRPTISGTDGGMWRRVRLVPFTTVVPAEQRNENLPKELLTELPGILNWCLRGLAAWHANGCKLPMPDAVKNATEGYREDSDVLGEFIQETTEQTQDLDRKVLLSDLYEKYKTWATDSGRRTQLNKQSLRKRLEDRGYVVKHTNKGKAICGLCMRSEADPFTQDQFE, from the coding sequence ATGACGACACCTCCGACACCACCGCCTCCGCCTCCGCCCGACCCCAACAATTCCCGCGACCTGCGCAACACGCGCTCCTATCGCCGTGGGAAAGAAAACGAGCGCCGCACCCACCAGGCGCAGCTCACCCTCGCCGAACCGGTGAGCGTACAAGTGACTGAGGAGGATGACGGAGCCGTGACCGTGCTCGCCGTGACTCCCGTAGATGGCATCTACAACGACAATCGCAATGCCCTGGAGTTCCTCAGCCGCCATCATGCAGACGTGCGCTACTGCTGGTGCCGGAAGCAGTGGGTCGAGTGGAACGGCGCCTCTTGGGAACTGGACCCCGGTGCGGGCATGCAGGAGCGGGCGAAGTATTTCTCCGAGGAAATCCTCCGACAATCCGCCGAGTGCAGCTACCCCGCCGAGGGCAATGAACTCATGAAGCGCGGTCGCGACCTGGGAAACCTCGCGGACATGAGGGCCATGCTGGTCGCCGCCAGCTCCGACTCCCGCGTGAGCCTTCGCACCATGGACATGTGGGATGCCGACCCCTTCCTGCTCGGCGTGGAGAATGGCGTGCTGGACCTGCGGAAATGCGAGTTCCACCCGCCGCAGCGCGACCTCATGATGACCAAGTCTGCCCGCGTCACCTATGACGCCGCCGCCGCCTGTCCGAAGTGGGAGGCCTTTGTGGAGCAGATATTGCCCGACCCGCAGGTGCGGCACTTCATGCAGGTGAGCGCGGGCTACTGGCTCACGGGGGACACCGGCGCGCAGTGCTTCTGGTTCCTCTACGGCACCGGGTCGAATGGCAAGACCACCTTCCTGGAAACGCTCTTCCATCTCTGCGGCGGCTACGGCCAGAAGGCCGGCGGCATGCTCGCGGACAAGCCCACGGATAACAACGTGCTCGGCGAACTCGCAGGCCTGACCGGCGCCCGCCTCCTCGTGGGCTCCGAAGTCTCCGACGGCATGCGGCTCAATGAATCCCTCGTGAAAGACATCACGGGCGGAGAGAGCATCAAAGCCCGCTTCCTCTACAAGCCCTTCTTCGTGTTCCGCCCGAGCTGCAAGCTGGTCATGTTCGGCAATCACCGCCCCACCATCTCCGGCACGGATGGCGGCATGTGGCGCCGCGTCCGCCTCGTCCCCTTCACCACCGTGGTGCCAGCAGAACAGCGCAATGAAAACCTGCCGAAGGAACTGCTGACGGAGCTGCCGGGTATCTTGAACTGGTGCCTTCGCGGCCTGGCGGCATGGCACGCGAATGGCTGCAAGCTGCCCATGCCGGATGCGGTGAAGAACGCGACGGAAGGGTACCGGGAGGACTCGGATGTGTTGGGGGAGTTTATCCAGGAGACGACGGAGCAGACGCAGGACCTCGACCGCAAAGTGCTGCTGAGCGACCTGTACGAGAAATACAAAACATGGGCCACCGACAGCGGTAGGCGCACCCAACTCAACAAACAATCACTCCGCAAACGACTGGAGGACCGTGGCTATGTGGTGAAGCACACCAACAAGGGCAAGGCCATCTGCGGGCTTTGCATGCGCAGTGAAGCGGACCCTTTTACTCAAGACCAATTCGAATGA
- a CDS encoding ATP-binding protein, with protein sequence MVCRVLLLLLLPLLTSALMAEGPQHVLILHSFGRDYAPNGEVASIFRGELARQSPKAIEFVEASLEMARFDGAENEKPLLDFLRAVFEKQMPDLVVPVGGPAVMFCRRHRDTLFPTAPMLLLDAEKRRVEPLKNDPNTVSVGPDVDINALVGNIFEVLPNTRQIYVAQDGSPIGQFWTAVMKREWEAAFSHRVTFHWMNDQSLKQMQSTVRALPPDSVVLVGMMMRDAVGVPIVEETGLEAIHQASNAPVFSFNDVQMEHGTVGGRLVPQKRVAVEGAAVAAKLLSGVPASSLPWQSFPLEPPVYDARELKRWNIPESALPAGATVRFRQVGLWEAHRTSFLAFVGVIALQTVLIALLIAARKRASEMTANLTLAADSANIGLWTRTSGRNEMDGSATWRTIFGLPESGRVTFEEVLSRVHPEDKSNLRSVMELAARDGGAFSLEHRVVHPDGSVRWVSSHGRVHEFGNRQKLEIRGASRDITERRRATQEAQQRREELAHLSRVATLGALSGSLAHELNQPLGIILSNAQAARHLLSRDQPVEEEMRELREIIADIISEDRRAGDVIGRMRTLLRRGEVNLQPLEVNANLEEVVQLTRSDLIGRGVKVDLQLAEGLPRVMSDRVQFQQVLLNLITNAVDAMEASPPGERTITLVTCREGDEVRIDIRDMGPGLPEDPESLFKAFHTTKENGMGLGLSISRALVTAHGGKLWATPNEPKGATFHATFPVAKSVT encoded by the coding sequence ATGGTCTGCCGGGTTCTGCTGCTGCTTCTGCTCCCGCTCCTGACGTCTGCGCTCATGGCGGAGGGGCCGCAGCATGTGCTTATCCTGCATTCCTTCGGGCGGGACTACGCGCCGAATGGGGAGGTGGCGAGCATTTTTCGTGGAGAGTTGGCACGCCAGAGTCCCAAGGCCATCGAGTTTGTGGAGGCGTCGCTGGAGATGGCCCGGTTCGACGGTGCTGAGAATGAGAAACCTCTGCTCGATTTTCTTCGGGCGGTATTCGAGAAGCAGATGCCGGACCTGGTGGTTCCTGTGGGCGGTCCCGCGGTCATGTTCTGTCGCAGGCATCGGGACACGCTCTTTCCCACAGCGCCCATGCTCCTGCTGGATGCGGAAAAGCGCCGGGTGGAGCCGCTGAAAAACGACCCCAATACGGTCTCGGTGGGCCCGGACGTGGATATCAATGCACTGGTCGGCAATATCTTCGAAGTGCTGCCGAACACGCGTCAGATTTACGTGGCCCAGGATGGTTCACCGATTGGTCAATTTTGGACCGCGGTGATGAAGCGGGAGTGGGAGGCGGCCTTCTCCCACCGCGTGACGTTTCACTGGATGAACGACCAATCTCTCAAGCAGATGCAGAGCACGGTGAGGGCGCTGCCGCCGGACTCGGTCGTGCTGGTGGGCATGATGATGCGTGATGCGGTCGGCGTGCCCATTGTGGAGGAGACAGGGCTGGAGGCAATACACCAGGCATCCAATGCGCCGGTGTTTTCCTTCAACGATGTGCAGATGGAGCATGGTACCGTGGGCGGAAGGCTGGTGCCGCAGAAGAGGGTGGCCGTGGAGGGAGCAGCGGTGGCGGCGAAACTGTTGTCCGGGGTGCCCGCCTCCAGTCTGCCGTGGCAGAGTTTCCCGCTGGAGCCGCCGGTGTATGATGCGCGTGAGCTGAAGCGGTGGAACATTCCAGAGTCCGCGCTGCCAGCGGGAGCCACTGTCCGATTCCGCCAAGTTGGGTTGTGGGAGGCGCATCGCACCTCATTCCTCGCCTTCGTCGGAGTGATTGCCCTGCAGACCGTGCTTATCGCGCTGCTGATTGCCGCACGGAAGCGGGCGAGTGAGATGACCGCCAACCTCACTCTTGCGGCGGACTCGGCAAACATCGGACTGTGGACCCGGACGTCGGGCAGGAATGAGATGGACGGTTCCGCGACGTGGCGCACCATCTTCGGCCTACCGGAGAGTGGCAGGGTTACCTTTGAAGAGGTGCTCTCCCGGGTGCACCCGGAGGACAAGTCGAACCTGAGGTCCGTCATGGAACTGGCCGCGCGGGACGGGGGTGCCTTTTCCCTGGAGCACCGTGTGGTGCATCCGGACGGGAGCGTGCGCTGGGTCTCTTCTCACGGACGTGTGCATGAATTTGGCAATCGGCAGAAGCTGGAGATTCGTGGCGCCTCCCGCGACATCACGGAGCGCCGCCGTGCCACGCAGGAGGCGCAGCAGCGCCGGGAGGAACTGGCGCATCTCTCGCGCGTGGCCACCCTGGGCGCGCTCTCCGGCTCGCTCGCGCATGAGCTGAACCAGCCGCTCGGCATCATCTTGAGCAATGCGCAGGCGGCGCGGCACCTGCTTTCCCGTGACCAGCCGGTGGAGGAGGAGATGCGGGAGCTGCGCGAAATCATCGCGGACATCATCAGTGAGGACCGCAGGGCAGGGGATGTCATCGGGCGCATGCGCACGCTGCTGCGCCGTGGGGAGGTAAACCTGCAGCCGCTGGAGGTGAACGCGAATCTGGAAGAAGTGGTGCAACTCACGCGCAGCGACCTCATCGGTCGTGGGGTGAAGGTGGACCTCCAGCTCGCGGAGGGGCTTCCCAGGGTCATGTCCGACCGGGTGCAGTTCCAGCAGGTGCTGCTCAATCTCATCACGAACGCCGTGGATGCCATGGAGGCGAGTCCTCCGGGAGAGAGGACCATTACGCTGGTGACTTGCCGGGAGGGGGACGAGGTGCGCATCGATATCCGGGATATGGGGCCGGGTTTGCCGGAGGATCCCGAGTCCCTCTTCAAGGCCTTCCACACCACGAAAGAGAACGGCATGGGACTGGGGCTCTCCATCTCCAGGGCGCTGGTGACCGCGCATGGTGGCAAGCTGTGGGCCACTCCGAATGAACCCAAAGGAGCCACTTTTCATGCGACCTTCCCGGTGGCCAAAAGCGTAACATGA